Proteins from one Mesotoga infera genomic window:
- a CDS encoding ABC transporter permease, protein MIVENQISLSKRENKSLKYARSYFSSVKGTIGFSLLLIFVFMAIFAPVIAPYSPDEMTDDVLKPPSAKHLFGTDHLGRDIYSRVVFGSRISLSVGFVAAGLSAVIGVLIGSFSGFYGGITDDIVSKIVDTFLMIPSFFLILIIVSIFGSNILYIMFVIGLTTWPGNARLMRAQALSIRERTFIMVARSTGESRIRILFGHVIPNGVFPVIANSALQMGGAILTEASLSFLGLGDPNLTSWGKLIFQGRPYMTFAPWMIIIPGIFVVLAVLAFSFIGDGLQFTFNPKNRKGE, encoded by the coding sequence ATGATAGTAGAAAATCAAATCTCGTTGAGCAAAAGAGAGAATAAATCACTTAAATACGCGAGGAGTTACTTCTCCAGCGTCAAGGGGACAATAGGGTTCTCGCTGTTGCTTATCTTTGTCTTCATGGCGATCTTTGCGCCGGTGATCGCGCCTTACAGCCCCGACGAGATGACAGACGACGTTCTCAAACCGCCGTCGGCCAAACATCTCTTCGGAACCGACCACCTGGGAAGAGATATTTACAGCCGGGTCGTCTTCGGCTCGAGGATCTCGCTTTCAGTAGGCTTCGTAGCGGCCGGCCTTTCGGCCGTGATCGGTGTTTTGATCGGCTCTTTCTCGGGCTTTTACGGAGGAATCACCGACGATATAGTGAGCAAGATAGTGGATACTTTTCTGATGATCCCATCCTTCTTTTTGATTCTGATCATCGTCTCGATCTTCGGAAGCAACATACTCTACATAATGTTCGTGATAGGACTGACCACCTGGCCGGGAAATGCCAGGCTCATGAGGGCTCAGGCGCTCTCGATAAGGGAGCGGACCTTCATCATGGTGGCCAGATCGACCGGTGAGTCCAGGATCAGGATACTGTTCGGTCACGTTATCCCGAACGGCGTTTTTCCTGTGATAGCCAATTCGGCTCTCCAGATGGGCGGAGCCATACTGACCGAGGCCTCGTTGAGTTTTCTCGGTCTGGGAGATCCGAACCTCACCAGCTGGGGAAAGTTGATCTTTCAGGGAAGGCCGTACATGACTTTTGCGCCCTGGATGATAATCATTCCGGGTATCTTCGTCGTCCTCGCCGTTCTGGCTTTCTCTTTCATAGGAGATGGCCTCCAGTTCACGTTCAATCCCAAAAACAGGAAGGGTGAATAA